A stretch of the Actinomyces faecalis genome encodes the following:
- a CDS encoding alpha-mannosidase, producing MHKDRTLVEERIEELRWRLAPHLYRVIAPLSATAWKVPGEPVPFEQARAHDLGGSFTALPVGSWWGPAWSTWWIRVDGTLPTGLPQEDRERLEMRIDLGFEGDWAGNQSEGTVFTIEGHPLKGVNPMNRTVRLARGTTAERLRQAGTPIIGADGGVSLYIEAAANPNMGDYMNKPSPNGDLPTRSPDPLWQFRGAELVCRDDEVWHLNLDVEVLDGLMRRLPEDSTHRAVLLRGLEKATDAVDSAGIVAGAAAARKILAPLIASGANASAQHFTAVGHAHIDSAWLWPLRETRRKVVRTYSNVVALAEEYPDLHFACTSAQHYQWLKEGSAEVFSRVKELIDAGQWDVVGGMWVESDTNLPSGESLVRQLTSGLRWMQRELGVRPDCLWLPDSFGYTGAMPQIARLAGMKWFFTQKMSWNQTNTLPHHSFWWEGIDGTRIWTHFPPVDCYDSIISPEEVTKAERNFKEKGRTPFSLLPFGYGDGGGGPVREMVERARRFADLEDAPRIELGSPDSFYRAAIEHEDQAPVWRGEMYLEFHRGVYTSNHALKQGNRRTEAALSALEWLAAMAGRVGAPYPHEELESLWQRMELLQFHDILPGSSIAWVNREAREEYSRLAAEIEALTGRAWAALTAQAQDDAVSTAGQATSWLHDLPEMTVLNPAPQARREVVDLSAAPGGQPASGDRTPRLALVELGGRCALPLAQATVEPRHQVSLTRRDTQLVLDNGLVQAVIGPDGNLSSVTDLASGRELLLPGTAGNRLVLHPDHPSCFDAWELQHHYRHGRTEINAVDAIDVTVDTELRAQVRVRRSFGSSTAVQTITLDADSRCLDLGLDIDWQERARVLKVDFPLAVRATHSVGEIQFGSIERPIAPNTSWDEARFETSAHRWLLLSEPGYGVALANESTYGHDVLPAGGSATAPTSGVTARLTLLRSPQAPDPEADRGHHSIRYALVAGADLASARQAGERANEPVRLMPGALHLPPLARVDGLTPASAAVVDTVKTAFDRSGDLVLRLHEDAGAHSIIDLTLAIDAAGIGEVDLLEDPVDHPTQELPDGALAAGAPVRLSLHPFQILTLKVALA from the coding sequence GTGCACAAGGACCGCACACTGGTCGAGGAGCGCATCGAGGAGCTGCGCTGGCGCCTGGCCCCCCACCTGTACCGGGTCATCGCCCCGTTGTCCGCCACAGCATGGAAGGTTCCTGGCGAGCCGGTCCCCTTTGAGCAGGCACGCGCCCACGACCTGGGCGGCAGCTTCACCGCGCTGCCCGTGGGCAGCTGGTGGGGACCGGCCTGGAGCACCTGGTGGATCCGCGTTGACGGCACGCTGCCCACCGGCCTCCCCCAGGAGGATCGCGAGCGTCTGGAGATGCGCATCGACCTGGGCTTCGAGGGGGACTGGGCAGGTAATCAGTCCGAGGGCACGGTCTTCACCATCGAGGGGCACCCGCTCAAGGGCGTCAATCCCATGAACCGCACTGTGCGCCTGGCCCGCGGGACCACGGCAGAACGGCTCCGGCAGGCCGGCACCCCCATCATCGGCGCCGACGGCGGCGTCAGCCTGTATATCGAGGCCGCCGCCAACCCCAATATGGGCGACTACATGAACAAGCCGAGCCCCAACGGCGATCTGCCCACGCGCAGCCCCGACCCGCTGTGGCAGTTCCGCGGGGCGGAGCTGGTGTGCCGAGACGACGAGGTGTGGCACCTCAACCTGGACGTTGAGGTGCTTGACGGCCTCATGCGACGCCTCCCTGAGGACTCCACCCACCGGGCCGTCCTGCTGCGTGGCCTGGAGAAGGCCACTGACGCCGTCGACTCGGCCGGGATCGTCGCGGGCGCCGCCGCTGCACGCAAGATCCTGGCCCCGCTCATCGCCTCGGGGGCCAACGCCTCGGCCCAGCACTTCACTGCCGTAGGCCATGCCCACATCGACTCCGCCTGGCTGTGGCCACTGCGCGAGACCCGCCGCAAGGTGGTACGGACCTACTCCAACGTCGTCGCTCTGGCCGAGGAGTACCCCGACCTCCACTTCGCCTGCACCTCAGCCCAGCACTACCAGTGGCTCAAGGAGGGCTCGGCCGAGGTCTTCTCCCGGGTCAAGGAGCTTATCGACGCCGGCCAGTGGGACGTCGTAGGAGGAATGTGGGTCGAGTCGGACACGAACCTGCCCAGTGGTGAGTCCCTCGTGCGCCAGCTGACTAGCGGCCTGAGGTGGATGCAGCGTGAGCTGGGCGTGCGCCCGGACTGCCTGTGGCTTCCCGACTCCTTCGGCTACACCGGAGCCATGCCGCAGATCGCACGGCTGGCAGGAATGAAGTGGTTCTTCACCCAGAAGATGTCCTGGAACCAGACCAACACCCTGCCCCACCACTCCTTCTGGTGGGAGGGGATTGACGGCACTCGCATCTGGACCCACTTCCCGCCCGTGGACTGCTACGACTCCATCATCAGCCCTGAGGAGGTGACCAAGGCCGAGCGGAATTTCAAGGAGAAGGGCCGCACACCTTTCTCCCTGCTGCCCTTCGGCTACGGCGACGGCGGAGGCGGTCCGGTGCGTGAGATGGTTGAGCGCGCCCGGCGCTTCGCCGATCTGGAAGACGCTCCACGGATCGAGCTGGGCTCCCCTGACAGCTTCTACCGTGCTGCGATCGAGCACGAGGACCAGGCCCCGGTGTGGCGAGGGGAGATGTACCTGGAGTTCCACCGTGGCGTCTACACCTCCAACCACGCGCTCAAGCAGGGCAACCGACGCACTGAGGCCGCCCTGAGCGCGCTGGAGTGGCTGGCCGCCATGGCCGGGCGGGTCGGCGCCCCCTATCCGCACGAGGAGCTGGAGTCCCTGTGGCAGCGCATGGAGCTGCTCCAGTTCCATGACATCCTGCCTGGTTCGTCCATCGCCTGGGTCAATCGTGAGGCCCGTGAGGAGTACTCGCGCCTAGCCGCTGAGATCGAGGCCCTGACCGGGCGCGCCTGGGCGGCGCTGACCGCCCAGGCCCAGGACGACGCCGTGAGCACCGCTGGCCAGGCCACCTCCTGGCTCCATGACCTGCCTGAGATGACGGTACTCAACCCTGCGCCCCAGGCGAGGCGCGAGGTGGTGGACCTGTCCGCTGCTCCGGGTGGTCAGCCGGCCAGCGGCGACCGCACCCCCCGGCTGGCGCTGGTCGAGCTGGGCGGTCGGTGTGCTCTCCCGCTCGCCCAGGCCACCGTCGAACCACGTCACCAGGTGAGCCTGACTCGCCGCGACACCCAGCTCGTGCTCGACAACGGACTCGTGCAGGCCGTGATCGGCCCTGACGGCAACCTGAGCTCGGTGACAGACCTGGCGAGTGGTCGCGAGCTGCTGCTACCGGGGACGGCGGGCAACAGACTCGTCCTCCACCCTGACCACCCCAGCTGCTTCGACGCCTGGGAGCTGCAGCACCACTACCGTCATGGGCGCACGGAGATCAACGCCGTTGACGCCATCGACGTCACGGTCGACACCGAGCTGCGCGCCCAGGTCAGGGTGCGCCGCTCCTTTGGCTCCTCCACAGCCGTCCAGACGATCACACTGGACGCGGACTCCCGTTGCCTCGACCTGGGGCTGGACATCGACTGGCAGGAGCGGGCCCGCGTGCTCAAGGTCGACTTCCCGCTGGCGGTGCGGGCCACCCACTCGGTCGGGGAGATCCAGTTCGGTTCCATCGAGCGTCCCATCGCCCCCAACACCTCATGGGACGAGGCTCGCTTTGAGACCAGCGCCCACCGCTGGCTGCTGCTGTCCGAGCCCGGCTACGGGGTGGCCCTGGCCAACGAGTCGACCTACGGTCACGACGTCCTGCCTGCCGGGGGCAGCGCGACGGCGCCCACCAGCGGTGTCACGGCACGCCTGACCCTGCTGCGCTCACCCCAGGCTCCTGACCCGGAGGCTGACCGTGGTCACCACTCGATCCGCTACGCCCTGGTTGCTGGCGCCGACCTGGCCAGTGCGCGCCAGGCCGGTGAACGTGCCAATGAGCCCGTCAGGCTGATGCCCGGGGCCCTGCATCTGCCGCCGCTAGCGAGGGTAGATGGCCTGACTCCGGCCTCGGCCGCGGTGGTCGACACCGTCAAGACCGCCTTCGATCGCAGCGGTGATCTCGTGCTGCGGCTGCATGAGGATGCCGGCGCCCACAGCATCATCGACCTCACACTGGCCATTGACGCAGCCGGTATCGGGGAGGTGGACCTGCTGGAGGATCCGGTGGACCACCCCACCCAGGAGCTGCCTGACGGCGCCCTCGCCGCTGGCGCGCCTGTACGCCTGTCCCTCCACCCCTTCCAGATCCTCACCCTCAAGGTGGCCCTCGCATGA
- a CDS encoding DeoR/GlpR family DNA-binding transcription regulator, with translation MLKSVRQESVLALLQARGSASITEIADALGVSPATTRRDIMSLEKKGLLTRTWGGAQIPTDIDDPFQEEVGRNGSAKQRIGAAAASLVKDGDTVILDIGTTLLYAAMALASRRITVVTASIPVFEHLRGRPNIRLTLLGGHWSEAYQCFDGLPVVDALARQQADLAFLGCSGLSETGRVRDTSHSQAAIKRAILQAASSSYLLFDADKLVGQGDSSPFDVTAVDGIITDASLPEPLARICQDSSSSVITA, from the coding sequence ATGCTGAAGTCCGTTCGGCAGGAGTCCGTTCTCGCCCTCCTGCAAGCGCGAGGGAGCGCCAGTATCACCGAGATCGCTGATGCTCTGGGCGTCAGCCCTGCAACGACGCGGCGCGACATCATGTCCCTGGAGAAGAAGGGCCTACTCACCCGGACCTGGGGAGGGGCACAGATCCCCACCGACATCGATGACCCCTTCCAGGAGGAGGTCGGCCGCAACGGCTCCGCGAAGCAGCGCATTGGCGCCGCCGCCGCGTCCCTGGTCAAGGATGGGGACACCGTCATCCTTGATATCGGAACGACCCTCCTGTACGCGGCCATGGCCCTGGCCTCCCGCCGCATCACCGTCGTGACCGCCTCCATCCCGGTGTTCGAGCACCTACGGGGCCGGCCCAATATCCGGCTCACGCTCCTGGGCGGGCACTGGTCAGAGGCCTATCAGTGCTTCGACGGCCTGCCTGTGGTTGACGCCCTGGCCCGCCAGCAGGCTGACCTGGCCTTCCTGGGGTGCTCAGGGCTGTCTGAGACAGGGCGGGTCAGAGACACCTCCCACTCCCAGGCAGCCATCAAGAGGGCGATTCTCCAGGCAGCCAGCTCCAGCTACCTGCTCTTCGACGCCGACAAGCTCGTCGGGCAGGGTGACTCCTCGCCCTTCGATGTCACCGCAGTCGATGGCATCATCACCGATGCGTCTCTTCCCGAGCCCCTGGCACGGATCTGCCAGGACTCGTCCTCATCCGTCATCACAGCCTGA
- a CDS encoding ABC transporter substrate-binding protein produces the protein MQLSRRTLMRTGALGLGVLGAGAMAGCSTSTSPSKSSGSGSDEMVLWTWPEGFGKDVLDAVAAQFPDHPVRQDVIGGDFKQKLTTTFTAGSGLPDIAGVKGEDIAFFRQHADYFVDLNTLGAEDLKSTYLEWKWAQATTTDGKQLGVPIDIGPTALFYRFDVFEEAGLPSDPDELAAAIRTWDEFIELGKKLLDAKPDTFLVRNTSGIFDTVWPQSGKGYIDESGTYIGDGDHIREAWDTAMKALDAGIVAKIESNTADTAAAVNEGRLPADFGASWHLADLMVDAPETAGKWHVCAHPGPATNNGGSFLTIPAGVADPETSFELIKFILSPANQVLEYVDKGNFPSTPEAFSDPQVAGPVDFLGGQKAAEVFGAVAETIEVLYEDPNHSAVQAPFIAQIDLVESSGKDPEAAWKDAVEESKRIAKQIGLTV, from the coding sequence ATGCAGCTGTCGCGACGCACGTTGATGCGCACCGGCGCCCTCGGCCTGGGCGTGCTCGGTGCGGGGGCCATGGCGGGGTGCTCGACCTCAACCTCCCCCTCCAAGAGCAGCGGCTCGGGTAGTGACGAGATGGTCCTGTGGACCTGGCCCGAGGGCTTTGGGAAGGACGTCTTGGACGCTGTGGCCGCGCAGTTCCCGGACCATCCTGTGCGCCAGGACGTTATCGGTGGCGACTTCAAGCAGAAGCTCACCACCACATTTACCGCAGGCAGCGGCCTGCCGGACATCGCCGGCGTCAAGGGTGAGGACATCGCGTTCTTCCGTCAGCACGCCGACTACTTCGTGGACCTCAACACCCTGGGGGCCGAGGACCTCAAGTCCACGTACCTGGAGTGGAAGTGGGCTCAGGCCACGACCACGGACGGCAAGCAGCTGGGTGTTCCGATCGACATCGGCCCGACCGCCCTGTTCTACCGCTTTGACGTCTTTGAGGAAGCGGGCTTGCCCTCTGACCCTGATGAGCTTGCTGCGGCGATCCGCACCTGGGACGAGTTCATTGAGCTGGGCAAGAAGCTTCTGGACGCCAAGCCGGATACCTTCCTGGTCCGTAACACCTCCGGCATCTTCGACACGGTCTGGCCCCAGTCAGGCAAGGGATACATCGATGAGTCGGGCACGTACATCGGCGATGGCGACCACATCCGCGAGGCGTGGGACACGGCGATGAAGGCCCTTGACGCTGGCATCGTAGCCAAGATCGAGTCCAACACCGCTGATACCGCCGCGGCAGTCAATGAGGGCCGCCTGCCCGCGGACTTCGGCGCCTCCTGGCACCTGGCTGACCTCATGGTTGACGCTCCGGAGACGGCAGGGAAGTGGCACGTGTGTGCCCACCCAGGCCCCGCCACCAACAACGGCGGCTCCTTCCTCACGATCCCGGCGGGAGTGGCTGACCCCGAGACCTCCTTCGAGCTCATCAAGTTCATTCTCAGCCCGGCCAACCAGGTCCTGGAATACGTGGACAAGGGCAACTTCCCGTCCACTCCTGAGGCTTTTTCCGACCCGCAGGTCGCGGGACCGGTGGACTTCCTGGGTGGGCAGAAGGCCGCCGAGGTCTTCGGTGCCGTCGCTGAGACGATCGAGGTCCTCTACGAGGACCCCAACCACTCCGCCGTCCAGGCTCCCTTCATCGCCCAGATCGATCTGGTCGAGTCCTCAGGCAAGGACCCCGAGGCTGCGTGGAAGGACGCCGTGGAGGAGTCCAAGCGCATCGCCAAGCAGATCGGCCTGACGGTCTGA
- a CDS encoding carbohydrate ABC transporter permease: MAHPSLRTTSAAAAHRAGGSSRGGRRRQRGSWSPYLAISPYFLFFLAFGAMPMVFTMLLAFTNWSGLGDIHFIGLENFQYLITDRLFYKSLSNTLILWVMCTVPTLTLATIVALMLNSTLRLSTTYRVIYLVPNVTSMVAMGILFSSIFSSRFGLANALVSLFGGDPIPWLQSEWGIKIAIACLTTWSFVGYNALLILAGLQAIDKTQYEAAAIDGANSWQIFFKITLPQLRPIVLFVTLMSTIGSLQSFTESQVLTSSNSSGAASAGGVGNSGLTMVMYFYSVAFQENRYGYGAAIAWGVFVVVMFFSAINWLVTKEQKGRRS, translated from the coding sequence GTGGCTCATCCTTCCCTCCGAACGACCTCGGCTGCTGCCGCCCACAGGGCGGGCGGCAGCAGCCGAGGCGGTCGGCGCCGTCAACGCGGTTCGTGGTCCCCCTACCTGGCGATCTCACCCTATTTTCTCTTCTTCCTCGCCTTCGGGGCGATGCCCATGGTCTTCACCATGCTGCTCGCCTTCACCAACTGGTCAGGACTGGGGGACATCCACTTCATCGGGCTAGAGAACTTCCAGTACCTCATCACAGACAGGCTGTTCTACAAGTCCCTGAGCAATACCCTCATCTTGTGGGTGATGTGCACGGTCCCAACCCTGACCCTGGCGACCATCGTCGCCCTCATGCTGAATTCGACCCTGCGTCTGTCCACGACCTATCGGGTGATCTACCTGGTCCCCAATGTCACCTCGATGGTGGCTATGGGTATCCTCTTCTCTTCGATCTTCTCCTCACGCTTTGGCCTGGCCAACGCCCTGGTGAGCCTGTTCGGTGGGGACCCGATTCCCTGGCTGCAGAGCGAGTGGGGTATCAAGATCGCAATCGCCTGCCTGACGACGTGGAGCTTCGTGGGTTACAACGCCCTGCTCATTCTGGCCGGGCTCCAGGCCATCGACAAGACGCAGTACGAGGCCGCTGCCATTGACGGCGCCAACTCCTGGCAGATCTTCTTCAAGATCACCTTGCCTCAGCTCCGGCCGATCGTCCTGTTCGTCACGCTCATGTCCACGATCGGCTCGCTGCAGTCCTTCACTGAGTCTCAGGTGCTGACCTCCTCCAACTCCTCGGGAGCGGCATCGGCCGGTGGCGTGGGCAACTCGGGTCTGACGATGGTCATGTACTTCTACTCTGTCGCCTTCCAGGAGAACCGCTACGGCTATGGTGCGGCGATTGCCTGGGGTGTGTTCGTCGTCGTCATGTTCTTCTCAGCCATCAACTGGTTGGTGACCAAGGAGCAGAAGGGGAGGCGCTCATGA
- a CDS encoding carbohydrate ABC transporter permease produces MSLSVKTVSPALSGPSISSRPARRPRLTYRSKWAIARHVALTAGALLAIFPFYWMVVLATHSSEVIYQFPPVLTPGDKLGENLASIFSRINIWAAMSNTAVVAFSVTFLVLLISSLAAFAFAKYEFAGKKAFFGVVMATFLLPAQLATIPQFLVMSKLGWVGDLKALIFPSLASAFGVFWLRQYAASSIPSELLEAARIDGCGFWRQYVHVCLPMIRPALGFLGMFTFIGSWNDFMWPLIVLNDPSRLTLQVALSQLKTAHGTDYGMLMSSALISVVPLLLIFFVGAKQFIAGITDGALKS; encoded by the coding sequence ATGAGCCTGTCCGTCAAGACCGTCTCCCCAGCTCTGTCCGGGCCGTCGATCAGCTCCCGTCCAGCGCGTCGTCCACGACTGACCTACCGGAGCAAGTGGGCGATTGCTCGTCACGTGGCACTGACGGCCGGCGCCCTGCTGGCGATCTTTCCCTTCTACTGGATGGTTGTCCTGGCGACGCACAGCTCGGAGGTCATCTATCAGTTCCCGCCGGTGCTGACCCCGGGAGACAAGCTGGGGGAGAACCTGGCCTCTATCTTCTCCCGGATCAATATCTGGGCGGCGATGTCCAATACGGCCGTCGTTGCCTTCAGTGTCACCTTCCTGGTCCTGCTCATCTCCTCGCTGGCGGCCTTCGCCTTTGCCAAGTATGAGTTCGCGGGCAAGAAGGCGTTCTTTGGCGTGGTGATGGCTACCTTCCTGCTGCCTGCGCAGCTGGCCACCATCCCGCAGTTCCTGGTGATGAGCAAGCTGGGCTGGGTGGGGGACCTCAAGGCCCTCATCTTCCCGTCGCTGGCCAGTGCCTTCGGTGTGTTCTGGCTGCGTCAGTATGCGGCGAGCTCTATCCCCAGCGAGCTGCTAGAGGCGGCCAGGATCGATGGCTGCGGCTTCTGGCGCCAGTACGTCCACGTGTGCCTGCCCATGATCCGCCCGGCGCTGGGCTTCCTGGGGATGTTCACCTTCATTGGCTCGTGGAATGACTTCATGTGGCCACTCATCGTGCTCAACGATCCCTCCAGGCTCACCCTGCAGGTGGCTCTGAGTCAGCTCAAGACCGCGCACGGCACCGACTACGGCATGCTCATGTCCTCCGCGCTGATCTCCGTGGTGCCGTTGCTCCTCATCTTCTTCGTGGGGGCCAAGCAGTTCATCGCTGGTATCACCGATGGTGCACTCAAGAGTTAA
- a CDS encoding Gfo/Idh/MocA family oxidoreductase encodes MSGTEMMSSGLVDAVIIAVPDPFHAELVHACLDAGLPVLCEEPLTLTVEEAGEIIRKHDALERPLLTVGFMRRFDPSYRAMKARLASGSEGALLMTHSCHRNVEAYPGQDSSATITNSAVHEIDVLPWLAGSIEMPSVPSLAEADEYVVSTGVTRQAAYPADWRPRFPEHHDRR; translated from the coding sequence GTGTCCGGAACGGAGATGATGTCCTCTGGTCTCGTTGACGCCGTCATCATCGCTGTGCCTGACCCCTTCCATGCTGAGCTCGTCCACGCCTGCCTCGACGCCGGCCTGCCGGTCCTGTGTGAGGAGCCGCTGACGCTCACCGTGGAAGAAGCCGGGGAGATCATCCGCAAGCACGACGCGCTGGAGCGTCCTTTGCTCACAGTGGGGTTCATGCGCCGCTTCGACCCCAGCTACCGTGCGATGAAAGCACGCCTAGCCTCCGGCAGCGAGGGGGCGCTCCTCATGACCCACTCCTGCCACCGCAACGTCGAGGCCTACCCAGGTCAGGACTCTTCCGCCACGATCACCAACTCTGCTGTCCATGAGATTGATGTCCTTCCGTGGCTCGCGGGCAGCATCGAGATGCCTTCGGTTCCTTCTCTGGCTGAAGCAGATGAGTACGTCGTATCCACCGGTGTGACCCGCCAGGCTGCCTATCCCGCAGACTGGCGCCCGCGATTCCCTGAGCACCACGATCGTCGCTGA
- a CDS encoding MDR family MFS transporter: MSTRPTPPDRPQNPSTEVMTFRPDARFWLVYACLMTVQFLAALYHTVVATALPTVIGELGGVAHMSWAITAYTLGQTLAMPLYGKVGDLVGRKHLYLLAIALFVGGSALCGAAPDMMAFTVFRFVQGLGGGGLMICSQAITGDLIPPRVRGKYMAPMGAMFGIAAILGPLLGGWLTEWLGWRSIFWFFLPFGLFAWIAVAIALKMPRRRTRLNIDWAGLALASIGATGIVLLATWGGTTYAWTDPLIITLGVITVLSWAALIPVEKRAHDPLMPLSILTNHTFIVATVVAVLMCACMFGMNGYLPTYVQMVHGVSPTVSGLVLVPGAIAMFLGSVTSGWLVSRTGRYKIYPVLGSLLAACGMAVLGLIPSDAPVWWFGVGVFILQLGVGMFLQLSVLIIQNALPARVLGTATSTNNFFREIGVSVGNTVVGVLFTSRLTGSLLAVGLSSQDATSLTPAAIASMDPSTQAHISAAYQDALGPVLLGLAPVLVVAALVALAFRPIPLSVKTGLEQVADEEARKQS, translated from the coding sequence ATGAGCACGAGACCCACCCCGCCAGACCGCCCACAGAACCCCTCCACCGAGGTCATGACGTTCCGTCCCGACGCCAGGTTCTGGCTGGTCTACGCCTGCCTCATGACCGTGCAGTTCCTGGCAGCGCTCTACCACACCGTCGTCGCCACCGCCTTACCGACAGTGATCGGCGAGCTGGGCGGAGTCGCCCACATGTCATGGGCCATCACCGCCTACACCTTGGGCCAGACCCTGGCGATGCCCCTGTACGGCAAGGTGGGCGACCTCGTCGGGCGCAAGCACCTCTATCTCCTGGCCATCGCCCTGTTCGTAGGCGGATCCGCCCTGTGCGGGGCAGCCCCGGACATGATGGCCTTCACCGTCTTCCGCTTCGTCCAGGGCCTGGGCGGAGGCGGGCTCATGATCTGCTCCCAGGCCATCACCGGCGACCTCATCCCGCCACGCGTGCGAGGCAAGTACATGGCCCCGATGGGCGCGATGTTCGGAATCGCCGCGATCCTGGGCCCCCTACTCGGAGGGTGGCTCACTGAGTGGCTTGGCTGGCGGAGCATTTTCTGGTTCTTCCTGCCTTTCGGCCTGTTCGCCTGGATCGCCGTCGCTATCGCCCTGAAGATGCCTCGCCGTCGCACCCGCCTGAACATTGACTGGGCTGGGCTCGCCCTCGCCAGTATCGGCGCCACAGGCATCGTGCTTCTGGCGACCTGGGGCGGCACCACCTACGCCTGGACAGATCCGCTCATCATCACCCTGGGGGTCATCACCGTCCTCTCCTGGGCAGCTCTCATCCCCGTCGAGAAACGCGCCCACGACCCCCTCATGCCTCTGTCGATCTTGACGAACCACACCTTCATCGTCGCGACCGTGGTTGCCGTGCTCATGTGTGCCTGCATGTTTGGCATGAATGGCTACCTGCCTACCTACGTCCAGATGGTTCACGGCGTCTCCCCCACCGTCTCCGGGCTCGTGCTCGTTCCCGGCGCGATCGCCATGTTCCTGGGGTCCGTGACCTCCGGCTGGCTGGTCTCGCGCACCGGCCGGTACAAGATCTATCCGGTCCTGGGCTCGCTCCTGGCAGCCTGCGGCATGGCCGTGCTCGGGCTCATCCCCTCTGACGCCCCCGTGTGGTGGTTTGGCGTGGGAGTGTTCATCCTGCAGCTGGGCGTGGGTATGTTCCTGCAGCTGTCCGTCCTCATCATCCAGAACGCCCTACCCGCCAGGGTACTGGGCACGGCCACCTCGACCAACAACTTCTTCCGCGAGATCGGTGTCAGCGTGGGCAACACCGTGGTCGGAGTTCTCTTTACCTCGCGTCTGACTGGCAGCCTGTTAGCAGTAGGACTGAGCAGCCAGGACGCCACGTCGCTCACTCCGGCAGCGATCGCCTCAATGGATCCCAGCACACAGGCCCACATTTCTGCTGCCTACCAGGATGCTCTCGGCCCCGTGCTTCTCGGGCTAGCACCCGTGCTCGTCGTCGCCGCCCTCGTCGCCCTGGCCTTCCGCCCCATCCCACTGTCGGTCAAGACCGGTCTGGAACAAGTCGCTGACGAAGAAGCCCGCAAGCAGAGCTGA
- a CDS encoding ABC transporter substrate-binding protein translates to MATSLPRRRLIQASAVAAALAAAAACGSKDKGSGSSGSAASSGTFEGTGPITWVQGKDNSGGMVQKRIDQWNAENPDEQVTLIELSAEADQQRQSFINNAQTKSDAYDVISVDNVWVAEFAANQWIVELPKDELADPDIIESVWNTGLYMDRLYAMPFATDSSIMYYRKDFLDEAGVPVPTSWEEVIAAVDAVRKVAGHEKIGGFGGQFAKYEGLTCCASEFINTFGGSFVDDSGAVTINSPQAIEGLQLLVDGFKNGYIPTEALEWSEEDGRNAFEAGNLLFYRQWPYQYANNLETLGEEKFGVAALPSLGGNTFVPTLGGHNCGISAFSKNKATALKFVKWFTSAESEKYALETQTLAPITASLYEDSDMLAKFPYLPTLRESLDAAKGRPKAVAYGDVTAAIQDAIYPAIKQETSAEEAIASLETALKALS, encoded by the coding sequence ATGGCCACCTCACTTCCACGCCGTCGTCTGATCCAGGCCTCTGCCGTCGCTGCGGCCCTGGCTGCGGCAGCCGCCTGCGGCTCCAAGGACAAGGGCTCCGGCTCCTCGGGCTCGGCCGCGTCCTCGGGCACCTTCGAAGGTACTGGCCCGATCACCTGGGTCCAGGGCAAGGACAACTCTGGCGGCATGGTCCAAAAGCGCATCGACCAGTGGAACGCGGAGAACCCTGACGAGCAGGTCACTCTCATCGAGCTCAGCGCCGAGGCGGACCAGCAGCGCCAGTCCTTCATCAACAACGCCCAGACCAAGTCTGACGCCTATGACGTCATCTCAGTAGACAACGTGTGGGTGGCTGAGTTCGCTGCCAACCAGTGGATCGTCGAGCTTCCCAAGGACGAGCTGGCTGACCCCGACATCATCGAGTCGGTGTGGAACACGGGCCTGTACATGGACAGGCTCTACGCCATGCCCTTCGCTACCGACTCCTCAATCATGTACTACCGCAAGGACTTCCTTGACGAGGCCGGCGTCCCGGTGCCCACCAGCTGGGAAGAGGTCATCGCCGCCGTCGACGCTGTGCGCAAGGTTGCTGGCCACGAGAAGATCGGCGGATTCGGGGGGCAGTTCGCCAAGTATGAGGGCCTGACCTGCTGCGCCAGCGAGTTCATCAACACCTTCGGAGGATCCTTCGTCGATGACTCCGGCGCCGTCACGATCAACTCCCCGCAGGCCATCGAGGGCTTGCAGCTGCTCGTTGACGGCTTCAAGAACGGCTACATCCCCACCGAGGCCCTGGAGTGGAGCGAGGAGGACGGCCGCAATGCCTTCGAGGCCGGCAACCTGCTCTTCTACCGCCAGTGGCCGTACCAGTACGCCAATAACCTCGAGACCCTGGGAGAGGAAAAGTTCGGCGTCGCTGCGCTGCCGAGCCTGGGTGGGAACACCTTCGTCCCGACCCTGGGGGGACACAACTGCGGTATCTCGGCCTTCTCCAAGAACAAGGCGACGGCACTGAAGTTCGTCAAGTGGTTCACCTCCGCCGAGTCCGAGAAGTACGCCCTGGAGACCCAGACACTGGCCCCCATCACAGCCTCTCTGTACGAGGACTCCGACATGCTGGCGAAGTTCCCCTACCTGCCCACGCTGCGCGAGTCCCTTGACGCCGCCAAGGGCCGTCCCAAGGCCGTGGCCTACGGTGACGTCACCGCTGCGATCCAGGACGCGATCTACCCGGCCATCAAGCAGGAGACCAGTGCCGAGGAGGCCATCGCCTCCCTGGAGACGGCTCTGAAGGCCCTGAGCTGA